In bacterium, the genomic window GCCAGGTCCGGCCCCGGACGGCGCGCCGCTGCTGGAGATCGACTGCGGCAACAGCGGCACCACGGCCCGCCTGCTGCTCGGCCTGCTGGCCGGCCGGCGCGTGCGCGCGCGCCTGGACGGGGACGCGTCGTTGCGGTCGCGGCCGATGGGGAGGGTCGTGGAACCCCTGCGCGCCCTGGGCGCGGACATCGCCTACCTGGGCGCGGACGGCCGGCTGCCCTTGATCGTGACGGGTGCGGCGTTGCGCGGCGGCGAACACGCGATGGGGGCGCCCTCGGCCCAGGTCGCCTCGGCCCTGCTGCTGGCCGGGCTGTCGTCGTCGTCGCCGGTGACGGTCCGCGGCTGCCGCGGCGCGCGCGACCACACGCCGCGCCTGCTCGCGGCCATGGGCGCCGACTTGGGCGCCGACTTGGGCGCCGACTTGGGCGCCGACTTGGGCGGCTGGGAGCCCGGCGACGACGCGGTGACGCTGCGTCCCGGCCCGCCGCTGCGCGCGGTCGCGCACGACATCCCGGCCGACCCCTCGTCGGCCGCCTTCCTGCTGGGCGCCGCCGCCTTGGTGCCGGGCAGCCGGGTGACCGTGCCCGGCGTGCTGCTGAACCCGACGCGCTACGGCTTCCTGGCGGTGCTGCGGGAGATGGGGGCGGACCTCGCGATCGAGACCGCTGCCGATGCCGAAGACGGCGCCGAAATGACCGGCGCTGAGCCGACCGGCTCCGTGACCGTGGGCGCGGGTCCCCTGCGGGCCGTGCGGATCGACGGCGCCGGGCGCGTCGCCACGCTGGTCGACGAGCTGCCGCTGCTAGCCGTGCTGGCGGCGCGGGCCCGCGGCACCACCTCGCTGCGCGACGCCGCCGAACTGCGCGTCAAGGAATCCGACCGCCTCGCGGCCGTGGCGGCGGGTCTGCGCGGCCTGGGCGTCGCGGTGGTGGAGCATCCCGACGGGCTGGACATCACCGGCGAACCGGAGGGGTTCCCGGCGCGGGAACCTGTGCCGGTCGCCACCCACGGCGACCACCGCATCGCCATGGCCTTCGCCGTGGCCGGCCTCGCGTCCCGCGCGGGGGTGGTCCTGGACGACGACGCCTGCGTGGCGGTGTCGTTCCCCGGCTTCTTCGCGGCCTGCGCGGCGCTGGGGCGCGCGGGGGCGTCGGGTTGACCGCCGGGAGCGGTTCAAGTACGTTGCAGCCTCACGTCGGACGTCGTCGACCCGCCGCGGGATGGGGAGAGAAGGCATGCGCTGCCTGCACGCAGGCGAAAGCCACGGACCGGCCCTGGTCTCGGTGATCGAGGGCTTCCCCGCCGGCGTGCCCCTGGGCGAGGGGGACCTCGACGCGGAGCTGGGCCGTCGCCTCGAAGGGTACGGCCGCGGGATCCGCGCGCAGACGATCGAGACCGACGCCTGCCGCATCCTGGCCGGCCTGTGGAAGGGCCGCACGCTGGGTTCGCCCCTGGCGGTGCTGATCGAGAACCGGGACTTCGCGCGGCGCGACGGCGCGCCGCACCCCGACTGGCCGGCCCCGCGGCCGGGGCACGCCGACCTGCCGGGCCGGCTGCGCTACGGCTACGACGGCTTCGCGCCGGTGGCCGAGCGGGCCAGCGCCCGCTCGACGGCGGGCGTGGTGGCGGTCGGGG contains:
- the aroA gene encoding 3-phosphoshikimate 1-carboxyvinyltransferase; translation: MPRPVLPAAGPLRGTATVPGDKSLSHRAALFAPLGDGPARVRGFLRAEDTLRSLAAVRALGADVRDDGRELWIAPGTFPTPGPAPDGAPLLEIDCGNSGTTARLLLGLLAGRRVRARLDGDASLRSRPMGRVVEPLRALGADIAYLGADGRLPLIVTGAALRGGEHAMGAPSAQVASALLLAGLSSSSPVTVRGCRGARDHTPRLLAAMGADLGADLGADLGADLGGWEPGDDAVTLRPGPPLRAVAHDIPADPSSAAFLLGAAALVPGSRVTVPGVLLNPTRYGFLAVLREMGADLAIETAADAEDGAEMTGAEPTGSVTVGAGPLRAVRIDGAGRVATLVDELPLLAVLAARARGTTSLRDAAELRVKESDRLAAVAAGLRGLGVAVVEHPDGLDITGEPEGFPAREPVPVATHGDHRIAMAFAVAGLASRAGVVLDDDACVAVSFPGFFAACAALGRAGASG
- a CDS encoding chorismate synthase, with product MRCLHAGESHGPALVSVIEGFPAGVPLGEGDLDAELGRRLEGYGRGIRAQTIETDACRILAGLWKGRTLGSPLAVLIENRDFARRDGAPHPDWPAPRPGHADLPGRLRYGYDGFAPVAERASARSTAGVVAVGACAKILLKQLGIEVWSHTARVGDVAAADIAPTLARLRRVRTGTPLRCLDRRAEALMVAAVDAAAAAGTTLGGVAEVVAFGVPAGLG